One window from the genome of Elaeis guineensis isolate ETL-2024a chromosome 5, EG11, whole genome shotgun sequence encodes:
- the LOC105044419 gene encoding uncharacterized protein isoform X2 has translation MERMARREGGWPLGLQPLNVRVGLIRNLDFSGSLSFSTRVSGSPSPSITSSDLDTESTGSFFHDRSITLGSLIGIKSILELSSRSLRRSRKQDTSRGKRSHANNTWFSLCTKAQLKSEKTRNAPSLGHFLEVERRASNGHRRNRNPITYELDGLPENQSNAAPNSLFANGLIVPPQVDGNGALVLIGDVKKSNSRRGLIHDNGYCFALMFPCMGGRSRQ, from the exons ATGGAGCGAATGGCTCGACGG GAAGGTGGGTGGCCTCTGGGACTGCAGCCATTGAATGTGAGGGTTGGTTTAATAAGGAACCTCGATTTTTCTGGGTCTCTTTCCTTCAGTACTCGGGTCTCTGGTTCCCCAAGTCCTTCTATCACTTCATCAGATTTGGATACAGAG TCCACTGGTTCTTTCTTCCATGACAGGAGCATCACACTTGGCAGCCTTATTGGCATCAAAAGCATTCTTGAGCTGTCGAGTAGATCCCTTAGAAGGAGCAGGAAGCAAGACACTTCAAGAGGGAAGAGGAGCCATGCGAACAACACTTGGTTCTCTCTTTGCACAAAAGCTCAGCTTAAAAGTGAGAAGACCCGTAATGCTCCATCCCTTGGCCATTTTCTTGAGGTGGAGAGAAGAGCTAGTAATGGCCACAGGAGGAACAGGAATCCTATTACGTATGAACTCGATGGATTGCCTGAAAACCAATCCAACGCAGCTCCCAACTCTCTTTTTGCAAATGGCCTTATCGTTCCACCTCAAGTTGATGGAAATGGAGCTCTGGTATTGATTGGAGATGTTAAGAAATCAAATTCTAGAAGAGGCTTAATCCATGACAATGGCTACTGTTTTGCATTGATGTTTCCATGTATGGGTGGTCGGTCCCGTCAATGA
- the LOC105044420 gene encoding E3 ubiquitin-protein ligase XB3 isoform X2 translates to MGLELSCARSSQEHEFFSAVRAGDLEAAESALHRDAALLRQTTIYDRISPLHIAAANGRVEVLSMLLRRSGNPDVLNRNKQTPLMLAAMHGKIACVQKLLQAGANILMFDSLHGRTCLHYASYYGHSDCLQAILSAAQSTSVADSWGFARFVNIRDGHGATPLHLAARQRRPNCVHILLDNGALVCAFTGGYGCPGSTPLHLAARGGCLDCVRGLLAWGADRLQRDASGRIPYDVALKRNHGACAALLNPSSAEPLVWPSPLKFISELDRDAKALLEAALMEANREREKKILKGTAYSLPSPVHSVDGIDDDISEILANSSSSYGPSLTSYAFYCC, encoded by the exons ATGGGTCTGGAGCTCAGCTGCGCCAGATCGAGCCAAGAGCACGAGTTCTTCAGCGCTGTCCGAGCCGGCGATTTGGAGGCGGCGGAGTCCGCCCTCCACCGGGACGCCGCCCTCCTCCGCCAGACCACCATCTACGACCGCATCTCCCCCCTCCACATCGCCGCTGCCAATGGTCGCGTCGAG GTTCTTTCTATGTTGCTGAGACGATCTGGTAATCCTGATGTCCTAAACCGAAATAAACAG ACTCCCCTGATGCTGGCCGCGATGCACGGGAAGATCGCCTGCGTGCAAAAGCTCCTCCAAGCCGGAGCAAAT aTCTTGATGTTTGACTCGTTGCATGGAAGAACTTGCTTGCATTATGCTTCATATTACGGCCATTCGGATTGTTTGCAAGCGATTCTGTCGGCAGCTCAATCCACTTCTGTAGCTGATTCTTG GGGATTTGCTCGATTTGTGAACATAAGAGATGGCCATGGGGCGACGCCTTTGCATCTTGCAGCGAGGCAGAGACGGCCTAATTGCGTCCATATTCTTTTGGACAATGGTGCTCTTGTTTGTGCTTTTACTGGTGGATATGG TTGCCCAGGAAGCACTCCTCTACATTTGGCGGCCCGTGGGGGATGCTTGGATTGTGTTCGGGGATTGCTTGCATGGGGGGCTGATCGGCTTCAAAGGGATGCATCTGG GAGAATACCATATGATGTTGCTTTGAAGCGGAACCATGGAGCTTGTGCAGCCTTACTAAATCCATCATCAGCAGAGCCTCTGGTCTGGCCTTCTCCATtaaagttcatcagtgagctgGATCGAGATGCAAAGGCTCTATTAGAGGCAGCTTTGATGGAAGCTAATagggaaagggagaagaagatcTTGAAGGGGACGGCATATTCCTTGCCTTCCCCTGTTCATTCAGTTGATGGAATTGATGATGATATCTCTGAG ATTCTCGCAAACTCATCATCCTCGTATGGTCCGAGCTTAACAAGTTATGCTTTTTATTGTTGCTGA
- the LOC105044420 gene encoding E3 ubiquitin-protein ligase XB3 isoform X1: protein MGLELSCARSSQEHEFFSAVRAGDLEAAESALHRDAALLRQTTIYDRISPLHIAAANGRVEVLSMLLRRSGNPDVLNRNKQTPLMLAAMHGKIACVQKLLQAGANILMFDSLHGRTCLHYASYYGHSDCLQAILSAAQSTSVADSWGFARFVNIRDGHGATPLHLAARQRRPNCVHILLDNGALVCAFTGGYGCPGSTPLHLAARGGCLDCVRGLLAWGADRLQRDASGRIPYDVALKRNHGACAALLNPSSAEPLVWPSPLKFISELDRDAKALLEAALMEANREREKKILKGTAYSLPSPVHSVDGIDDDISEVSDTELCCICFDQVCTIEVQVCGHQMCAHCTLALCCHKKPNPTTLCLPAPTCPFCRSNIARLVVAKTKAEDDGDNGSPKLRRSRRSRNVGEGSSSFRGLPSAKGSFGKMGRGSGRMADAQDVVDKP, encoded by the exons ATGGGTCTGGAGCTCAGCTGCGCCAGATCGAGCCAAGAGCACGAGTTCTTCAGCGCTGTCCGAGCCGGCGATTTGGAGGCGGCGGAGTCCGCCCTCCACCGGGACGCCGCCCTCCTCCGCCAGACCACCATCTACGACCGCATCTCCCCCCTCCACATCGCCGCTGCCAATGGTCGCGTCGAG GTTCTTTCTATGTTGCTGAGACGATCTGGTAATCCTGATGTCCTAAACCGAAATAAACAG ACTCCCCTGATGCTGGCCGCGATGCACGGGAAGATCGCCTGCGTGCAAAAGCTCCTCCAAGCCGGAGCAAAT aTCTTGATGTTTGACTCGTTGCATGGAAGAACTTGCTTGCATTATGCTTCATATTACGGCCATTCGGATTGTTTGCAAGCGATTCTGTCGGCAGCTCAATCCACTTCTGTAGCTGATTCTTG GGGATTTGCTCGATTTGTGAACATAAGAGATGGCCATGGGGCGACGCCTTTGCATCTTGCAGCGAGGCAGAGACGGCCTAATTGCGTCCATATTCTTTTGGACAATGGTGCTCTTGTTTGTGCTTTTACTGGTGGATATGG TTGCCCAGGAAGCACTCCTCTACATTTGGCGGCCCGTGGGGGATGCTTGGATTGTGTTCGGGGATTGCTTGCATGGGGGGCTGATCGGCTTCAAAGGGATGCATCTGG GAGAATACCATATGATGTTGCTTTGAAGCGGAACCATGGAGCTTGTGCAGCCTTACTAAATCCATCATCAGCAGAGCCTCTGGTCTGGCCTTCTCCATtaaagttcatcagtgagctgGATCGAGATGCAAAGGCTCTATTAGAGGCAGCTTTGATGGAAGCTAATagggaaagggagaagaagatcTTGAAGGGGACGGCATATTCCTTGCCTTCCCCTGTTCATTCAGTTGATGGAATTGATGATGATATCTCTGAG GTAAGTGACACCGAGCTCTGCTGTATCTGCTTCGACCAAGTCTGCACCATTGAGGTCCAAGTCTGTGGGCACCAGATGTGTGCACATTGCACACTGGCTCTATGCTGCCACAAGAAGCCCAACCCCACAACCTTGTGCCTGCCAGCGCCCACCTGCCCCTTCTGCCGCAGCAACATAGCCCGGCTGGTGGTGGCCAAAACCAAGGCCGAGGATGACGGCGACAATGGCAGCCCGAAGCTAAGGCGGTCGAGGAGGTCTCGGAATGTCGGTGAGGGAAGCAGCAGCTTCAGAGGACTACCTTCTGCTAAGGGATCATTTGGAAAGATGGGCCGTGGCTCGGGACGAATGGCTGATGCTCAAGATGTGGTGGACAAGCCTTAA
- the LOC105044419 gene encoding uncharacterized protein isoform X1: MHGEDHSLVAHFCVCFRSSCSFALQLSLLWALPNEPCWCLVLCSDLITQQLNSQVMERMARREGGWPLGLQPLNVRVGLIRNLDFSGSLSFSTRVSGSPSPSITSSDLDTESTGSFFHDRSITLGSLIGIKSILELSSRSLRRSRKQDTSRGKRSHANNTWFSLCTKAQLKSEKTRNAPSLGHFLEVERRASNGHRRNRNPITYELDGLPENQSNAAPNSLFANGLIVPPQVDGNGALVLIGDVKKSNSRRGLIHDNGYCFALMFPCMGGRSRQ, encoded by the exons atgcaTGGGGAGGATCATTCTCTTGTGGCTCACTTCTGTGTGTGTTTCAGAAGCTCGTGTTCCTTTGCTCTTCAACTGAGCCTCCTTTGGGCTCTTCCTAATGAACCGTGCTGGTGCCTGGTTCTATGTAGTGACTTGATAACTCAGCAGCTCAACAGCCAAGTGATGGAGCGAATGGCTCGACGG GAAGGTGGGTGGCCTCTGGGACTGCAGCCATTGAATGTGAGGGTTGGTTTAATAAGGAACCTCGATTTTTCTGGGTCTCTTTCCTTCAGTACTCGGGTCTCTGGTTCCCCAAGTCCTTCTATCACTTCATCAGATTTGGATACAGAG TCCACTGGTTCTTTCTTCCATGACAGGAGCATCACACTTGGCAGCCTTATTGGCATCAAAAGCATTCTTGAGCTGTCGAGTAGATCCCTTAGAAGGAGCAGGAAGCAAGACACTTCAAGAGGGAAGAGGAGCCATGCGAACAACACTTGGTTCTCTCTTTGCACAAAAGCTCAGCTTAAAAGTGAGAAGACCCGTAATGCTCCATCCCTTGGCCATTTTCTTGAGGTGGAGAGAAGAGCTAGTAATGGCCACAGGAGGAACAGGAATCCTATTACGTATGAACTCGATGGATTGCCTGAAAACCAATCCAACGCAGCTCCCAACTCTCTTTTTGCAAATGGCCTTATCGTTCCACCTCAAGTTGATGGAAATGGAGCTCTGGTATTGATTGGAGATGTTAAGAAATCAAATTCTAGAAGAGGCTTAATCCATGACAATGGCTACTGTTTTGCATTGATGTTTCCATGTATGGGTGGTCGGTCCCGTCAATGA
- the LOC105044418 gene encoding uncharacterized protein yields MSVHFAMDDQDLDDAELWAVIDSAAASRSRKTHLALKNTNSMSPGPSPTPLKPFRNPRAHLLAVEEVRAPADGEVVEEEHWTHRRPPKMARLVDPVASNDHRMVVVRHPSRTPSPSSGVVKELSPVVESPRLPDRWQSEETENLNHSLFGKFPSVSSFKQYQNAAMAILEKTDYVMISGNPYIKKSGWRKIAFFFNLSFEIKDKSIEFDENRNVQRAEFVVRAFMQGGRFSDGWGSCERREKRFLKPNHDIPSTAETRAKNKACQDLLGIGEYRPGVINGFR; encoded by the exons ATGTCCGTCCACTTCGCCATGGACGACCAGGATCTCGACGACGCCGAGCTCTGGGCCGTCATCGACTCCGCCGCCGCCTCCCGCTCCCGCAAGACCCACCTCGCCCTCAAGAACACCAACTCCATGAGCCCCGGCCCCTCTCCTACACCTCTGAAGCCATTCAGAAACCCTAGAGCCCATCTCTTGGCGGTGGAGGAGGTCAGGGCTCCGGCAGACGGGGAGGTGGTGGAGGAGGAGCACTGGACGCACCGCCGGCCGCCGAAGATGGCGAGGCTTGTGGATCCTGTGGCCAGTAACGATCATCGGATGGTTGTCGTCAGGCATCCGTCCCGGACGCCGTCGCCGTCGTCTGGGGTGGTGAAGGAGTTGAGCCCGGTGGTCGAGAGCCCGCGGCTGCCCGATAGGTGGCAGAGCGAGGAGACGGAGAACCTGAATCACAGCTTATTTGGGAAATTCCCCTCTGTGTCTTCCTTCAAGCAGTACCAGAATGCAGCGATGGCG ATCCTAGAGAAAACTGACTATGTCATGATATCTGGGAATCCGTATATTAAGAAATCAG GATGGAGAAAGATAGCATTTTTCTTCAATCTCTCATTTGAAATCAAGGACAAATCCATTGAATTCGATGAAAATCGGAATGTTCAGCGTGCAGAGTTTGTTGTTCGTGCATTCATGCA AGGTGGAAGGTTCTCAGATGGGTGGGGTTCTTGTGAACGACGTGAGAAAAGGTTCTTGAAACCAAACCATGATATTCCCAGCACAGCTGAAACCAGAGCTAAAAATAAAGCCTGTCAA GACCTTCTAGGAATTGGAGAATACCGACCAGGTGTAATCAATGGCTTTCGGTAG